Proteins found in one Sardina pilchardus chromosome 3, fSarPil1.1, whole genome shotgun sequence genomic segment:
- the tmem86b gene encoding lysoplasmalogenase isoform X1 yields MDILETHAYDSRKRRNASCVLFLSLLPFFLSAAAYFHLWLPVSSPSVMAAAAKSAPVIFLALVVLSNNGMGSLLGVAGGLLLSAGGDVCLIWPELFLHGMGSFAAAHLLYSLCFLTERYTYFIPSSSSTFFYVLYLLLWLLGGAVYVHLLPFLQEVPDAAVLTPGVGVYVLLIVVMATLALRTRRPLTLLGSLVFMASDACLALQQFGVVPPHEYGQHVVMATYYLAQLLIAVGDVRTKVDEDSTKWKRS; encoded by the exons ATGGATATTTTGGAAACACATGCCTACGATAGCAGAAAGCGCAGAAACGCG TCTTGcgttctgtttctctccctccttcccttcttcctctcagCTGCTGCTTACTTCCACCTATGGCTGCCCGTCTCGTCGCCCTCAGTGATGGCAGCCGCTGCGAAGTCGGCGCCGGTGATCTTCCTGGCCCTGGTGGTGCTGTCCAATAACGGCATGGGGAGCCTCCTGGGCGTGGCAGGAGGACTGCTCCTCTCAGCGGGCGGAGACGTCTGCCTTATCTGGCCCGAGCTCTTTCTCCATG GCATGGGCTCTTTTGCGGCAGCCCACCTGTTGTACTCCCTGTGCTTCCTCACGGAGCGCTACACCTACttcatcccctcctcctcctccaccttcttctACGTCCTctacctgctgctgtggctgctggggGGAGCCGTGTACGTCCACCTGCTGCCGTTCCTGCAGGAGGTGCCGGACGCTGCCGTGCTCACCCCGGGCGTGGGGGTGTACGTGCTGCTGATCGTCGTCATGGCGACGCTGGCCCTTCGGACGCGCCGACCCCTGACGCTGCTGGGCAGCCTGGTCTTCATGGCGTCGGACGCGTGCCTGGCGCTGCAGCAGTTCGGGGTGGTGCCGCCGCACGAGTACGGTCAGCACGTCGTCATGGCCACGTACTACTTGGCCCAGCTGCTGATCGCCGTGGGTGACGTGAGGACAAAGGTGGACGAAGATTCCACGAAGTGGAAGAGGTCTTGA
- the LOC134076676 gene encoding uncharacterized protein LOC134076676 isoform X2, whose translation MGSQDHSPGNTTKNPDTDDNSSQPNRTSGLPPSLKTSSLRNNIGPRPDWLLYTFPGLAFVIGIVLFLLVLKTHKKRTGGYYHRDMKGCSSVKQIKNDAMGDAYLTKADTQSYENVLAPIYGNQEGVCFFVQEEDDDYVNPDEDDAAEMLAQNQDCLNLPDTLTEGESYENMEGLYAQPRKRQTSGQEEDDDYLDPDAEEQQWQGGHSPLEQTDTDSYENMDQHIPAHQEDSDESSYVSTEDNLMAPIEDEEWD comes from the exons ATGGGCTCTCAAGATCATTCACCAGGGAACACAACCAAAAACCCGGACACAG ATGACAACTCCAGCCAACCAAACAGGACATCTGGCTTACCGCCCAGCCTAAAAACAAGTTCACTGAGAAACAACATAG gacccaGGCCAGACTGGTTGTTGTACACTTTCCCTGGTCTTGCTTTTGTAATAGGGATTGTTCTGTTTCTTTTGGTCCTCAAAACCCACA AGAAAAGGACAGGTGGATATTACCACAGGGACATGAAAGGATGTTCTTCAGTTAAgcaaataaaaaa TGATGCTATGGGAGATGCTTATTTGACTAAAG CTGACACCCAATCATATGAAAATGTGCTGGCACCTATTTACGGCAACCAGGAGGGAGTGTGTTTCTTTGTACAAGAAGAAGATGATG ACTATGTTAACCCTGATGAAGATGATGCAGCTGAGATGCTTGCTCAGAATCAAGATTGTCTCAATCTACCAGACACTCTCACAG AGGGTGAATCTTACGAGAACATGGAAGGACTATATGCTCAACCTCGCAAAAGACAAACCAGTGGCCAGGAGGAGGATG ATGACTATCTGGATCCTGATGCAGAGGAACAGCAGTGGCAGGGAGGACATTCACCACTGGAGCAAActgacactg ATTCATATGAAAACATGGACCAACATATCCCAGCTCATCAAGAAGACAGTGATG AAAGTTCCTATGTGAGCACGGAGGACAATCTTATGGCACCCATAGAGGATGAGGAGTGGGATTAA
- the tufm gene encoding elongation factor Tu, mitochondrial, producing the protein MAALVGIRACLSALQLSSPGLLHSSYKLCAVPLLQRGFAAEAKKKFSRDKPHVNIGTIGHVDHGKTTLTAAITKVLAEAGGARYKKYEDIDNAPEEKARGITINASHVEYTTANRHYAHTDCPGHADYVKNMITGTAQLDGCILVVAATDGQMPQTREHLLLARQIGVEHVVVFVNKADAVDDKEMLDLVELEIRELLTEFGYDGENTPVVVGSALCALENKQPELGVDAVMKLLEIVDSYIPLPKRELDKPFLFPIEGVYSIPGRGTVVVGTLERGVIKKGDDCEFVGHNKSVKSVVTGIEMFHQSLDRAEAGDNLGALVRGLKREDIRRGMVMCKPGAIQPHQKIKAQVYVLSKDEGGRHKPFVTNFMPVMFSLTWDMACRVTLPGDKEMVMPGEDTSLTLTLRQPMVVEKGQRFTLRDGNKTIGTGLVTDIMPVSEEDLHNWG; encoded by the exons ATGGCTGCGCTCGTGGGTATCCGTGCATGCCTGTCCG ccctccagctctcctctcccgGTCTCCTACACAGCTCCTACAAACTG TGTGCAGTGCCTCTGTTACAGAGAGGCTTTGCTGCTGAGGCAAAGAAGAAGTTCTCCAGAGACAAACCCCATGTCAACATTGGAACCATTGGGCATGTAGACCATGGCAAGACCACACTGACTGCTGCCATCACCAAAG TGCTGGCAGAGGCAGGCGGAGCTCGCTACAAGAAGTATGAGGACATTGACAACGCCCCCGAAGAGAAAGCCCGAGGAATCACCATCAATGCTTCACACGTGGAGTACACCACCGCCAACCGACACTACGCCCACACAGACTGTCCAGGCCATGCTGATTATGTCAAG AACATGATCACGGGCACGGCCCAGTTGGACGGCTGCATCCTGGTGGTGGCGGCGACCGACGGGCAGATGCCACAGACGCGCGAGCACCTGCTGCTGGCGCGTCAGATCGGCGTGGAGCACGTGGTGGTGTTCGTCAACAAGGCCGACGCCGTGGACGACAAGGAGATGCTGGACCTGGTGGAGCTGGAGATCCGCGAGCTGCTCACCGAGTTCGGCTACGATGGCGAGAACACTCCTGTGGTCGTCGGCTCGGCACTCTGTgcactggag AACAAGCAGCCTGAACTGGGTGTGGATGCCGTGATGAAGCTGTTGGAGATTGTAGATTCGTACATCCCGCTGCCAAAGAGAGAGCTGGACAAACCGTTCCTGTTTCCCATTGAAGGAGTCTACTCCATCCCAG GTCGTGGCACTGTGGTCGTAGGCACACTAGAGAGGGGGGTCATTAAGAAGGGTGATGACTGTGAATTTGTGGGACACAACAAATCGGTCAAATCTGTGGTTACTG GCATAGAGATGTTCCATCAGTCCCTGGACAGGGCAGAGGCGGGGGACAATCTGGGGGCACTTGTCCGAGGGTTGAAGAGGGAGGACATCAGAAGAGGGATGGTGATGTGCAAACCCGGTGCCATCCAGCCGCACCAGAAGATCaaggcacag GTGTATGTGCTGAGCAAGGATGAGGGTGGAAGACACAAGCCGTTCGTCACAAACTTCATGCCAGTGATGTTCTCTCTCACATGGGACATGGCATGTCGGGTCACCTTACCTGGCGacaag gagaTGGTGATGCCAGGCGAGGACACCTCGCTGACCTTGACCCTGCGGCAGCccatggtggtggagaagggcCAGAGGTTCACGCTACGAGACGGAAACAAAACCATCGGAACCGGCCTGGTGACTGACATCATGCCAGTTTCGGAGGAGGACCTGCACAACTGGGGCTAA
- the tmem86b gene encoding lysoplasmalogenase isoform X2: protein MAAAAKSAPVIFLALVVLSNNGMGSLLGVAGGLLLSAGGDVCLIWPELFLHGMGSFAAAHLLYSLCFLTERYTYFIPSSSSTFFYVLYLLLWLLGGAVYVHLLPFLQEVPDAAVLTPGVGVYVLLIVVMATLALRTRRPLTLLGSLVFMASDACLALQQFGVVPPHEYGQHVVMATYYLAQLLIAVGDVRTKVDEDSTKWKRS from the exons ATGGCAGCCGCTGCGAAGTCGGCGCCGGTGATCTTCCTGGCCCTGGTGGTGCTGTCCAATAACGGCATGGGGAGCCTCCTGGGCGTGGCAGGAGGACTGCTCCTCTCAGCGGGCGGAGACGTCTGCCTTATCTGGCCCGAGCTCTTTCTCCATG GCATGGGCTCTTTTGCGGCAGCCCACCTGTTGTACTCCCTGTGCTTCCTCACGGAGCGCTACACCTACttcatcccctcctcctcctccaccttcttctACGTCCTctacctgctgctgtggctgctggggGGAGCCGTGTACGTCCACCTGCTGCCGTTCCTGCAGGAGGTGCCGGACGCTGCCGTGCTCACCCCGGGCGTGGGGGTGTACGTGCTGCTGATCGTCGTCATGGCGACGCTGGCCCTTCGGACGCGCCGACCCCTGACGCTGCTGGGCAGCCTGGTCTTCATGGCGTCGGACGCGTGCCTGGCGCTGCAGCAGTTCGGGGTGGTGCCGCCGCACGAGTACGGTCAGCACGTCGTCATGGCCACGTACTACTTGGCCCAGCTGCTGATCGCCGTGGGTGACGTGAGGACAAAGGTGGACGAAGATTCCACGAAGTGGAAGAGGTCTTGA
- the hspbp1 gene encoding hsp70-binding protein 1 — translation MAEGGDRRRHPQNLQGVLRLAVEAGSASEGPAPQQPMSDETKTWLREALADVCKGQLDEVEQMKECLKVLRTEGNQERERDREDGEEEEEEEEEQKESALELLSELCENLDNARDLMKLGGLQTCVSSLLCQPQSGVRWRAAQLIASCAQNMPEVQCYLLSQGALSKLLQLTDHDPNPTVRVKALYAVSCLVREQEVGLQNFLSLDGFSVLMRGMQSDSEKLRTKSAFLLLNLLTAHPEHRGTVLSMGMVVQLVSVLRSPHSSMHEHVLGALCCLAEDNRGVEDCRAPSLGLEELLTQRAQKLQGKEESQEELEFCERLRSVCFQVQSPDENGMDR, via the exons ATGGCTGAAGGCGGTGACAGACGGAGGCATCCTCAGAACCTCCAGGGTGTTCTGCGTTTGGCAGTCGAGGCTGGCTCTGCCTCAGAGGGTCCTGCTCCTCAACAGCCCATGTCTGATGAG ACAAAGACATGGTTGAGAGAAGCCCTGGCAGATGTGTGCAAAGGACAGCTGGATGAGGTGGAGCAGATGAAAGAGTGTTTGAAAGTTCTTCGGACAGAGGGgaaccaggagagagagagggatcgagAGGAtggcgaagaggaggaggaggaggaagaggaacagaAAGAATCAGCCTTGGAGCTGCTGTCAGAATTATGTGAAAATCTGGACAATGCTCGAG aCCTGATGAAGCTGGGAGGCCTGCAAACATGTGTCTCCTCCTTACTGTGCCAGCCTCAGAGTGGTGTGCGTTGGCGAGCAGCTCAGCTCATCGCCTCCTGTGCCCAGAACATGCCCGAGGTGCAGTGCTACCTCCTCAGCCAGGGAGCGCTAAGCAAACTGCTCCAGCTCACAGACCACGACCCAAACCCTACTGTTAGAGTCAAAGCCCTCTATGCCGTCTCTT GTCTGGTGcgggaacaggaagtgggtcTCCAGAACTTCCTGTCACTTGACGGCTTCTCTGTGCTGATGAGAGGCATGCAGTCAGACAGCGAGAAGCTCAGGACCAAATCAGCCTTCCTGCTTCTGAACCTGCTCACAGCCCACCCAGAGCACAGAG GAACTGTTCTCTCCATGGGGATGGTTGTGCAGTTGGTCTCGGTCCTCCGCTCTCCTCACAGTTCTATGCATGAGCATGTGCTGGGAGCCCTCTGCTG CTTGGCTGAAGACAACAGGGGTGTGGAGGACTGCAGGGCGCCCTCTCTTGGATTGGAGGAGTTGCTGACCCAGAGGGCCCAGAAGCTTCAGGGCAAAGAGGAGAGCCAG gaggagctggagtTCTGTGAGCGGTTGCGATCCGTCTGTTTCCAGGTGCAAAGCCCAGATGAAAACGGAATGGATCGATGA
- the LOC134076676 gene encoding uncharacterized protein LOC134076676 isoform X1 yields the protein MGSQDHSPGNTTKNPDTDDNSSQPNRTSGLPPSLKTSSLRNNIGPRPDWLLYTFPGLAFVIGIVLFLLVLKTHKKRTGGYYHRDMKGCSSVKQIKNDAMGDAYLTKADTQSYENVLAPIYGNQEGVCFFVQEEDDDYVNPDEDDAAEMLAQNQDCLNLPDTLTEGESYENMEGLYAQPRKRQTSGQEEDDDYLDPDAEEQQWQGGHSPLEQTDTDSYENMDQHIPAHQEDSDDYINPDTDQGNCSRLMSYSLNRGDYYTESSYVSTEDNLMAPIEDEEWD from the exons ATGGGCTCTCAAGATCATTCACCAGGGAACACAACCAAAAACCCGGACACAG ATGACAACTCCAGCCAACCAAACAGGACATCTGGCTTACCGCCCAGCCTAAAAACAAGTTCACTGAGAAACAACATAG gacccaGGCCAGACTGGTTGTTGTACACTTTCCCTGGTCTTGCTTTTGTAATAGGGATTGTTCTGTTTCTTTTGGTCCTCAAAACCCACA AGAAAAGGACAGGTGGATATTACCACAGGGACATGAAAGGATGTTCTTCAGTTAAgcaaataaaaaa TGATGCTATGGGAGATGCTTATTTGACTAAAG CTGACACCCAATCATATGAAAATGTGCTGGCACCTATTTACGGCAACCAGGAGGGAGTGTGTTTCTTTGTACAAGAAGAAGATGATG ACTATGTTAACCCTGATGAAGATGATGCAGCTGAGATGCTTGCTCAGAATCAAGATTGTCTCAATCTACCAGACACTCTCACAG AGGGTGAATCTTACGAGAACATGGAAGGACTATATGCTCAACCTCGCAAAAGACAAACCAGTGGCCAGGAGGAGGATG ATGACTATCTGGATCCTGATGCAGAGGAACAGCAGTGGCAGGGAGGACATTCACCACTGGAGCAAActgacactg ATTCATATGAAAACATGGACCAACATATCCCAGCTCATCAAGAAGACAGTGATG ATTACATAAATCCTGACACAGATCAGGGGAATTGTTCCAGACTGATGAGCTACTCTCTGAACAGAGGGGATTACTATACTG AAAGTTCCTATGTGAGCACGGAGGACAATCTTATGGCACCCATAGAGGATGAGGAGTGGGATTAA
- the aspdh gene encoding aspartate dehydrogenase domain-containing protein, producing the protein MAQKPATMQIGIVGFGHLGQFLVERIQKEGPDMGLRLAFVWNRNTEKLKDSVPEELILHSLPEFPQRGADVIVEVCHPQIVKEFGAQFLSKSHFLVGSPSALSDPHLDQELRRAAKHHGRTLYVPSGALWGGQDIQKLNDCGTLTALTVRMSKHPSCFRLSKDLLSDWSEGEGRRVIVSGPVAEICPLAPNNVNTMAAAAIAGSTLGFTGVRGELVSDTALRDYHVVEVEVTGVDGFTVKTVRRNPAKLGAVTGNATYNSFWSSLLVCRGHGGRVYLC; encoded by the exons ATGGCTCAGAAACCTGCGACAATGCAGATTGGCATCGTAGGATTTGGGCATTTAG GACAATTTCTTGTGGAGAGAATTCAGAAGGAGGGACCAGACATGGGACTTCGCTTGGCGTTTGTGTGGAACAGAAATACAGAGAAGCTCAAAGATTCAGTACCTGAAGAACTCATTCTCCATAGCTTACCAGAGTTTCCACAAAG GGGAGCTGATGTGATTGTGGAAGTATGTCATCCTCAGATTGTCAAGGAATTTGGGGCCCAGTTCCTTTCAAAATCTCATTTCCTG GTGGGAAGCCCCTCAGCCCTGTCAGACCCTCACCTTGACCAGGAGCTGCGCCGTGctgcaaagcatcatgggagAACACTTTATGTACCCAGTGGAGCATTATGGGGAGGGCAGGACATACAGAAGCTAAACGACTGTGGAACTTTGACA GCCTTAACCGTCAGGATGTCTAAGCATCCATCCTGTTTCCGTCTGTCAAAAGACCTCCTAAGTGATTGGTCAGAGGGGGAAGGTAGGCGGGTCATCGTCAGTGGTCCTGTTGCAGAGATCTGTCCACTTGCCCCGAACAATGTCAACACCATGGCAGCGGCCGCTATTGCCGGGTCAACACTGGGCTTCACCGGAGTCCGAGGCGAGCTTGTGTCAGACACAGC CCTCAGAGATTATCATGTGGTGGAAGTAGAAGTGACCGGTGTGGACGGGTTCACTGTGAAAACAGTCAGGAGGAACCCGGCCAAATTAGGAGCGGTGACTGGCAACGCCACCTATAACTCTTTCTGGAGCAGTTTACtag TTTGCAGAGGCCATGGAGGTAGAGTCTACCTGTGCTGA